GATATATAACGAATTCAATTTTATTTATTCTTAAATCCTCAGTATGTTTGCATGCAAACATACTAAATTGACCTTGTATTGAAAGAAGAAATATTAAGCATCTGGGATTTAATACTTCCGCCAATTTACATTCTGATTATATTTATCATAGGTCACCTTGTTCAAATTAAGTATGTTAAAACGAATGAGGTTTATAAGTATTTGAAAATTGGTTTATTGGCAAAAATTGCAGGTGCCATTGCCATGAGTTTAATTTACACCCTTTACTATACCGGTGGTGATACCACTGAATATTTCAAGGGAAGTGTTTCAATGGTGAAGCTCTTTTTTAAAAACCACGAAACTTTTTTTTCGATAATGGCCGACAATTTAACGAAAGAAAATCGTTCGGAATTTGATTCGGAAACGGGATGGCCATTTTATTATAAAGAACATGCATCCTTTACCGTTACTCGGCTCACAACTATCATTCAATTCCTTTCTTTTCAAAGTTATTTGGTGACCTCAATTATACTTGGAGCGGTTTCTTACCTTGGAACATGGCGGCTTTATATCCTCTTTTGTGAAATTTATCCAAGCTTATACAAGCAATTCCGTATTTCAATTTTGCTGGTTCCATCCGTTTTATTCTGGGGATCGGGTGTGTTAAAAGATACTTATACACTCATGGCCGCAAGTTGGTTTACTTATAGCTTCTACCGAGTTTTTGTGGTTCCGAAAAAAGTTACCATAAATGTAATAATGATGATTTTTATGGCCTATCTCCTAATTAAAATTAAGCCTTACATATTTATCGCGTTAATGCCGGGAGCCTTACTTTGGTTGAGTGTTGAAAGAGTTAAACGTATTAATAATTGGCTTTTAAAGATTTTGGCAGGACCTCTATTGATTGTGTTTCTTTCGGTCATGGGGTACTTTCTATTGAATACCTTAAGTTCCGGATTCGGTCAATATTCCTCCACACAGGGAATTCTTCAAAAAGCCCAAAACACGCAAGTGGATTTAAAACAAGGTTATTACGGGGGAAACTCCTTTGACATCGGTGATTTTGATGCTTCCATTACCGGAGCACTCGAAAAACTGCCGGCAGCTATTGTCGCGGGATTGTTCCGCCCATTTTTATGGGAATCAAAAAACTTTGTCATGGTTATAGCCGCACTCGAAAATTCGGTACTCATGTTTTTATCGATTTTTCTTTTGTTCAAATTGGGTATATATCGCTTTTACAAGGTTATTGCGCATGAGCCCATTCTGTTTTTCTCGATTATTTTTTCCTTGTTTTTTGCCTTTTCAATAGGCTTAACAACATCCAATTTTGGAGCAATGGTACGGTATAAAATTCCTGCCATTCCTTTTTATCTCTCAAGTCTAATTATCATAAACGATTTTTATATTAAAAAACGTGATGAAGAGAATGCAGCACTCGCAGAAATTAAATTAAAAAGCGGAATCAAAGCTTAATAAAGCACCTCAATTATGAATTACTGGCTAATAAAATCAGAACCCTTTAAATATCCTTGGAAAAAATTACTTAAGGATAAAAGCACGATGTGGGATGGAGTGCGTAATTATGCAGCCCGCAATAATTTACGAAGCATGAAAAAAGGTGATTTGGCTTTTTTTTACCACAGCAATGAAGGGCTCGAAATTGTTGGCATTGCTAAAGTTAAGAAAGAGTCGTATCAAGACCCGTCAACCGTTGACCCAAATTGGTTGGCGGTCGATTTTGAACCTTTTAAATCGCTAAAAAAACCAATCTCCTTGGCTCAAATTAAAGCCGATAAAAATTTACAGGAAATGCAATTGTTAAAATTGTCTCGACTTTCTGTTCAATCGGTTAAGAAAGAAGAGTTTGACTATATCCTAAAACTCTCTGAAAGCAAGTAAGATTTAACATTTTGCGCTTTCATATTTTACTATCTTTGCCCGCTATAAAAAATTTTTATGTGGAAAAATAAACCCCTTTTTCTTCTAGTTCTTGCCGTTACTCTTTCTTTTTCTGTCCAAACTGTGTTTGCTCAATCTGCTAACATTCGTGGATTTGTGTATGAAAAAGGTACCGGTGAACCTGTTATTTTTACGAATGTATATTTGTTGGGAACCAGTATTGGCGCAACAACGGATGTAAATGGTTACTTTTCAATTACAAAAGTACCGCCAGGAAACTTTACGCTTACTGTTACTTACATTGGATGCGACACCTTAAAGCTACCGGTGGAAGTAAAAGGAAACGAAATCATTACTAAAAAACTTTTTCTTGCAAAATCGTCGGTAAGATTGCGGGATGTAGTTATATCTGCTGAAAAGCAAGAAGCGGTTTCCCAAGTAAGAACTTCGGTTACTAAAATTACTGCCAAAGAAATTAAACAGCTTCCATCGGTTGGTGGTGAGCCGGATTTAGCGCAGTATTTGCAGGTAATTCCCGGTGTAATTTTTACCGGTGATCAAGGAGGGCAATTGTATATACGCGGGGGTTCACCTATTCAAAACAAAGTATTGATGGACGGAATGATTGTATATAATCCGTTTCACTCTATCGGTTTATTTTCTGTTTTTGATGCAGATATAATTCGTAATGCAGATGTTTACACCGGAGGATTTGGAGCGCAATACGGCGGTAGAGTATCTTCAATTATGGACATCACCACCCGTGATGGAAATAAAAAACGCATCTCCGGAAAAGTTTCAGCTACCACCTTTGGAGCAAAAGCATTACTTGAAGGACCAATTGTAAAGCAAACTGAAAATGGTGGAAGTTCTTCCTATATCGTTTCTATAAAGAATTCATACCTAAATCAGACTTCTAAGTCGCTTTATTCTTATATAGATAGTAATGGCCTTCCCTACCGTTTTACCGATTTATACGGAAAGGTTTCCATTAATGGAAGCAATGGAAGTAAGTTTAATGTATTTGGATTTAATTTTAATGACAATGTAAATTACCGTCAAGTAAGCGATTTGCATTGGAGTGAATCAGGTGCAGGCAGTAATTTTGTGTTGATTCCAAACAATTCTTCGGTATTGGTGAAAGGAAATTTTGCTTATTCAAAATATGGCATTTCGCTTTCTGAAGCGGATGGTCAACCGCGCCAAAGCGATATTAATGGATTTAACCTTGGGCTCGATTTTACTTATTACCGAGGCAAAAATGAGTTGAATTATGGCGTTGAAATATTAGGATACAAAACCAATTTTATCTTCTTTAATTCCTTAAACCGTAAGCTCGAACAGGCTGATAATACTACCGAAATTGGAGGTTTTATACGTTCAAAAGTAGTTCTTGGTAAATTATTAATTGAGCCTAGTGTGCGTTTGCATTATTACGCTTCATTACGTGTGTTTTCGCCCGAACCCCGTTTAGGAATGAAACTTAATGTTGCCGATAATTTTCGCATCAAATTCGCGGGTGGAATCTATAGTCAAAATTTAATGAGCGCTTCCTCCGACCGTGATGTGGTGAATTTGTTTTATGGATTCTTATCCAGTCCTGATAATTTACAATCGGATTTTACACAACAAAATGGGAAAACTAAATCCGTTAAAAACAGTCTACAACGGGCCAATCATGCGATACTCGGATTCGAAGGAGACTTAAATAAGAGCACCACTTTAAATATTGAAGGGTACTACAAATATTTCGGACAGCTTACCAATATTAATAAAAACAAAATTTTTGATGACGATGCCGCAAATAGTGGCAGACCGGATTTGCAGAAAAAGGATTTTATAGTAGAATCAGGCGATGCAAAAGGAGTGGATATTTCATTGAAATATGAACACAAACGAATCTATTTATGGGCAGTTTACTCTCTTACTTTTGTAAATCGTTGGGATGGTATTTATGCTTATCAACCCCATTTTGATAGAAGACACAATGTAAATTTAGTGGGTACCTACACATTTGGTAAAGGTTTGCATTGGGAGTTAGATGCACGATGGAATATGGGTTCCGGATTTCCGTTTTACAAAACAACCGGTTTTTATGAAAAACTCAATTTTCAAGACGGTGTAAATACTGATTATACTACCGAAAATGGCGATTTATCCTTTTTACTTGAACCTACAAACACAGGTCGTTTACCTTATTATCACCGACTGGATGTAACCGTAAAACGTAAATTTGAAATTAGCGAGAATGCAACGTTGGAAGCAAATGCCGGAGTGACGAATTTATACAATCGAAAAAATATTTTTTATCAAGACCGTATTACGAACCAGCGTGTGAATCAATTGCCTTTTTTACCGAGTTTGGGATTGAACCTCGTTTTTTAAATTGCATTTTTATACAAGGATTCTGTTAATTTGATTAATTTCGCGGGCTCTAATTTTATAACCTCAACCCATTGCAGAGCTTAACTCTTCCAGACAATACCATTATTGAAGCGCGGAAAAATAATTTGCGCTATATTATTTCTGGGGGACCGGGTTTTGGAAAAACCTCCATCATTCACGAACTTGAAAACCGCAATTTCAAGAGCATACATGAAATTTCTAGAAGCATCATCAAAGACCAACTTGAAAAAGGCGGGACAATTTTGCCTTGGAAGGATTTAGCTGCATTTAGCGGACTTGTTTTTGAACAACGTTTGCAGCAACACAGCCAATTGCTGGATGAAAACATTCACTTTTATGATCGTGGTATTGTGGATGTGTTGGCGTATTTAATTAAGGATAATTTACCCATACCACCCAACTATATTAAAGCTGCACAAGTAAACCATTACAATCAATTGGTATTTTTAACTCCACCTTGGAAAGAAATTTATTTGATAGACAATGAGCGCAAGGAGGATTTTTCAAATGCCGAACAAATTCACAATTTAATTGAAAGCACCTACCAACAATTGGGATATCAAACCCTAAACATCCCAATGATGGAAGTAAACAAACGAGTTGATTTTATACTCAACACAATTAATCAGCACAATCAAAAATGAGTACAACTAATGAACATGTAAAATGCCTGATAATAGGATCAGGACCTGCAGGATACACAGCTGCTATTTACGCAGCAAGAGCAGATATGAAACCTGTGATGTATGAGGGACTTCAGCCGGGTGGGCAATTAACTATTACCACTGAAGTTGAAAATTATCCGGGCTATCCCAAAGGAACTCAAGGTCCGGAAATGATGGCCGACTTTAAAGCCCAAGCCATGCGCTTTGGTACAGATATCAGATGGGGATTGGCAACTTCTGTTGATTTTTCAGTACATCCCCATCAAGTGGTGATTGATGAAAAAACAACGATCACTGCCGATGCAGTCATTATTGCTACAGGAGCATCAGCCAAATGGCTGGGATTGGATTCCGAAAAAAAATACAATGGCTTTGGTGTAAGCGCATGTGCAGTGTGTGATGGATTCTTTTTTAAAAACCAAGATGTGGCTATTGTTGGCGCCGGCGATACTGCCGCTGAGGAAGCTACTTATTTGGCAAAGTTGTGTAAAAAAGTATACATGATTGTTAGAAGAGATGAAATGCGCGCCAGTAAAGCAATGCAACATCGAGTATTAAATACTGCCAACATAGAAGTACTCTACAATCATGAAACCGAAGAAATTATTGGCGACAATGCAGTGACAGGTGCTATTGTTGTAAATGCAAAAACCAAGGAAAAACGGACACTTGACGTAACCGGCTTTTTTGTTGCTATTGGACATGAGCCCAATACTGCCATCTTTAAGCAATTTATTGACATGGATGAAACCGGCTACATCAAAACGATTCCGGGTTCCAGCAAAACAAATATAGATGGTGTTTTTGCAGCAGGCGATGCACAAGATAAAATTTATCGCCAAGCGGTAACAGCTGCAGGAAGTGGCTGCATGGCTGCATTAGATGCCGAACGCTATTTGTCGGCAAAAGGGATACATTGATATTAAGCAAAAATTTAGAAGCCTCGGTACCAATGCCGGGGCTTTTTTATGCCACAAAGTACATATCTATTTCTCCCTTATTCTTTGCAGCAATTTTTCCACGATGCGTGCAGTTAAACATATCCTTGACTAAGGCATAAGTAGTTCCACTGATGTTCACTTTACCCACTTCTCCGCTGCTTTCCATGCGGCTTGCAGTGTTAACCGTATCGCCCCAAATATCGTAAGCGAATTTTTTCAAGCCAACTATTCCTGCAACCACCGAACCGGTGTGCACACCAATTCGAATTTCGAAATAAGGTAAACCCTTTGCAATCTTTAATGCTTTGCCTTCTTCAATAAATTGTCGAATTTCGAGTGCTGCGTTAACCACATCCTGCGCGTGTGTTGTATTAGGTGTGGGAATCCCTCCTGCGGCCATGTAGGCATCACCAATGGTTTTTATTTTTTCGATGCCATGTTTTTCAATAATTTTATCAAACGCTGAAAAACATTCATGAATATCTTTCACCAATTCCTTCGGGCTCAACTTTTCCGACATAGTTGTAAATCCCTTAAAATCGGTAAATAAAACAGTAACCTCGTCTATAAGCTTTGCTTCTGCAGAGCCTTTAGCTTTGAGTTCCTCTGCCACTTCTTCGGGAAGTATGTTCAACAATAATTCATCGCTCAATTTTTTTCCGGCTTTAATTTTATTGCGTTGACGGTATACCACAACTAAAAAAACCATTGTTCCAATAAGCCCTGCCAATATTGAGTTTCGGATGTTCCGGTTGCGGATGTCCCTCTTTTCCTGTTCTGCTTTCGCTGCAGCTTCCTTTTTATCAAAATCATACTGCATAGCCGATTGCGTAATTTTTTTGTCTCTTTCGATATTAAAAACGGAATCGTTTAACTGTTTAAATTTTTGTTGTGCGGCATATGCATTCTTATAATCTCCACGTAAGTGCAGTATTTCACTAAGATGGTTATATGCATTCGAAAGCGACTCCAAATCGCCTACCTGATCTACCAAAACGATTGCACTATCAATATATTTTTTTGCAGTTTCGAGGGCTTTAGCTGAGGTCAAATTAAAAGGTATGGTAGGATTGGAACTACTATCCTTTGCTATCCCTAAATAAATTTCTCCGGCAGCTATAAAGCCAAGCCCTTTTTCATACTCATAGTTATTTAATTTGGAAATAGTTAATGCCGAAAAAATATAATCGCTTGCTTTAGAATAATCCCCTTTTCTTAAATACAAGGAAGAAAGATTTGCCAAATTACGCTCAATCCCTGTGCTGTCGCCCAACTCAGTATATTGTTTTAATGATTCCAAAAAATAGGGAAGCGCTTTATCCAACTGACCCAATTGTGCATGTATGTCGCCAATGTTGCCTACAATTAGTGCTATGCCATTTCTTTTATCAATTGCCTTGTATATAATCAGCGCGCGTTTTGAATAATCTAAGGCTTTTAAAAAATCGGATTGTGTGTAATAAACATTTGAAATATTATTCAGACAATTGGCCTGTCCATTTTTATTTCCATTTTTCTCAAATAAGGTTAATGCATTTAAAAAGGATTCAAGCGCTTTGGGGTAATTGGATAGTGGAAGGTAGGCATTGCCGATGTTTGTATATACTGTGGCTATACCCTCCACATCACCTTTTTCTTGCTCCAGCTTAAGCGCTTCATTAAGAAAGCGCAAAGCAGACGAATAGTTGGCGGCAAATAAATTGGTATTTCCCAATAGATAATAGGCTTGAGAAATGCGGTTTCTATCGTTTAATTTTTGGGCAAGTTGCAAGCCTTGCGTTCCAAAATCAATAGACTTATCAAAATCTAATCTTCGAAATGTTGTGGAGAGGGTAAAAAAAAGGTCCACCTTATTGCTATCTTCCTTTGCTTTTGATAAGCTGTTGAGCAGGGAATCAACTTTAGCTTGTCGACTATCCTTTTGGGCGAAAGAGGCTGTAGTAAAAATCAAGCCAACAAACAGCAGTAAGAAGTATGATTTCTTCATAGCATTTTTTCTTAACGGTTACCAAAATTAGAAGAAAAATTAAATCTGAACAGCTAAACCTCTCAAAACAAAACAACTACATGAGGCATCCTACAACTTAGCAATAGCTGCTTGATTTGATTGGGAATGTGATCTTTGCAATGAATTAATTACTAATAAATTCTGTGTCTCCCCTTCAGCAGGAATAAGCTGAAATAGTAAAGTAAAAAATACCAGCAGATACTTGGTTAATAGGTAGTTTATAAAATCAAATATAGAAATTAATGGGGCACTGAAAGTAGCGCCAAATTTTAATTTGAATACAACACAAAAAATGGAAATAATCCTTTTACCCATCGAGCAATTTATATCTTTACTCTTCAAAAATTTATCATGAATACCGAACTCATCATACAATTTGTGCAAGCCATCAATACTCAAAACTTCACAGAAATGGCCGAATTACTGACCGCAGACCATACTTTTTGTTATGCTGAAAAGGATGCAGTAAACGGAATCCCCAATAGTATTGCTGCATGGAAAGTTTTATTTGAGGAATGTCCGGATTATAAATTCGATATTGAAAACCAAGTTCATCACAGCAACACTATTGGAGTTTTTGGTATCGCTAGCGGTACAATTAAAAATTTAAATTCAAATCTTGTCAATTCCTTATGGAGCGCTTCAGTGGCCTGGAAAATAATCACGGAAAATGAAAAAATTAAATTTTGTCAGGTTTATACCAATACTAAAAATAAATCCGAATTATCAGATTACGTTTCAAGCAATGCCAATAACTATGTGGTAAATGGTTTTGGAGGTGTGTTCTTTAAAAGCAAAAATCCCAAAGCGCTAACAGCGTGGTACGATACCCATTTGGGTACCGCTTTTGGAAGCAATACCTATCATACTTTTAAGTGGCGAGAGCGTGAAAATCCTACTAAAATTGGCAGTACAGCTTTTAGCATTTTTACAGCAAAGTCGACTTACTTTGCACCCAGTAAAAAACCCTTTATGTTCAATTTTAGAGTGCAAAATTTGGATGCATTTTTAGATAAATTAATTGCAGATGGTGTGAAAGTAGATACTAAAAGAGACTATACCGAATACGGTAATTTTGGTTGGATATATGATTTGGAAGAAAATAAAATCGAAATTTGGGAAGCAGTAGATGAAGTATTGGAAGCTTATGATTCAAAATAATTTTGGCTTTAATGGATTCAACAAAAAAGTTAAAAATCTGCAGTAAGGGTCACCGTTATTCCAAAAGCAGCAATTGCCCTACTTGCCCTATTTGTGAAGCCAATCGAAAACCATTAAGTGGATTTCAAACAGCGCTCTCAGCCCCCGCCAGAAGGGCACTCGAGCATGCAAAAATAAGTACACTTAAACAATTGGCTACCTGCACTGAAAGTACTATTAAGAACCTCCATGGAATGGGTCCATCGGCAATGATTAAATTAAGAGAGGCTTTAAAACAAGCCGGATTAAGCTTTAAGAAATAATTCATAATAATTCCCAAGAAAAGGCATAACCCTGCGAATGTTTGCCGGTCGTAAAAATAGGCTTACACTTTTTTATTAGCTTTGCCGCGCTCACTAAACTCATGCTTTGAACCGAACGCTTGTTTTTTTTATTTCACTTCTCCCCTTGTTGGCGCAGGCGCAAACCCGTATTGAATTGCTCAATGCAAATTCATTGGAATACGACGAAAAAAAAGGAAATGCAAAACGCTTACTGGGCAATGTTTCATTTAAGCACGACAATGCAATTATGTATTGCGACAGTGCCTACTTGTATCCCGATAATGCACTTGATGCTTATGGGAATGTGCACATTCAACAAGGTGATACCCTTAATTTGTATGGGCAATTTTTAAAATACAATGGCAATACCAAAAAAGCGGAACTAACGCGAGAGGTACGTTTAATAGACAAGGATATTACCCTCACCTCCAATTTTTTGAATTATGATTTAAACGCTGATTTGGCAAACTATACCGGTAATGGTAAGATTGTAAATAAGGAAAATACCTTAACCAGTGAAAGCGGATATTACTATGCCAAAAGCAAGGATTTTTATTTTAAGAAAAATGTGGTCTTGGTTAATCCACAGTATACAGTTTATTGTGATACCTTGAAATACAATACCCTTTCTGAAATAGCCTATTTTCTTTCTCCCACTCAAATCATCAGTAAAGAAAACACCATTTACTGCGAAAACGGTTGGTACGACACCAAGAAGAACATTGCTCAGTTTAATAAGAATGCTCGACTTAGCAATCCAAAACAGCAAATCAAAGGGGATAGTTTGTATTATAACCGTAACACCGGTTATGGAAAGGCATTGCGCAACATCGAAATACGCGACACTTCTGAAAATATAATTATAACAGGAAATTTGGGTGAGTACTTTGAAAGTGAAGACAATTCAATCGTTACAGGCAAAGCATTGCTGATTCAGATTTATGATAAAGATTCACTTTTTTTACATGCCGATTTGCTGCGTGCTACAACAGATAGTGCGCTGGCATTGGCCGCCAGTGGTAAGAAGCCGGAGATCAAGGAAAAAAAGAAGAAAGAAAAAAGCAATCTCAAATCGGACAATACCGTTGCAAAAAAAGAAGAATCGAAGCGGGTTTTGCTGGCTTATCATAAGGTAAAATTTTTCAAAACCGATATGCAGGGAAAATGCGATTCTTTAGTTTTTACTTACAAAGATTCAACCATGCGCATGTTTAAAGATCCTGTTTTATGGTCCGATAAAAACCAACTCACCAGCGACAGTATTCACATTCACACCTATGATGGCAAATTAAAAAGCTTGGATATGAGGAACAACGCATTTATGGTGTCTCAGGAAGATTCGTTGCGCTTCAACCAAATTCGCGGAAAGAACATGAAGGGCATATTTGGCGACAATCAGTTGCGCAGGATTAATGTTTTAGGGAATGGCCAAACGATTTATTATGCCAAAGACAAAGAGGCTATGATTGGTGTTAACAAAACCGATTGCAGCAGCATGATAATACTTATAAAAGAAAATAAAGTAGATCGAATTACCTTCATAACAAAACCGGATGCCACAATGTATCCTATCCAAGAATTAAGTCCAAAAGATTTGCTGTTGCGCGATTTTCATTGGTGGGGTGCCATGCGTCCGATTAGTAGGTACGCCATTTTCGAATAAAACCCGTCTTCAACTCTGCAAGTTCAGCATAATTTTTATTTTCCTAATTAAACAGGTAATAGGAATTTAGTATATATTTAAAATTAATTTTAGCTTAGCATCCACCCGTAAGGAATTTCTTTAACTTAACTTAAACATTCGCAGTAAATGGTTGAATCCGCTCGCAAACGCTACAATGCCTCTTTTAGTGAAGAAAAATATCAGGCATTTTTAAACGATTTAAATACTTCCTACAACTATACTATTCCCTTTAGGATAGCCGAAACGCCTGTATTTGTTCCCAAAGCATTAAAGCACAAGCTTATTAAGGCATGCGACAGCATGATTGATTTTATTTGTAGAGATGATTTTAAAAGCCTTACCGATAAAGCAGTTCCTGCTCATTTAAATGTTCCCGGAGAAGATGCGCATACACTTTGTTTGGCTATAGATTTTGCAGTATGCAAAGATGAGAAAGGCGAATTAACTCCTCAACTCATCGAGCTACAAGGCTTTCCCAGCTTATATGGCTACGAAGAATTTGTATCTAAAAAATACCGTCAGCATTTTGATATTCCCGATAATTTTTCTCCCTATTTTGGAGGATTAACTTCTGAAACTTACCTTGAAATACTTCGAGAAGCCTTTGTAGGAGCACATAAACCTGAAAATGTTATTTTGCTGGAAGTAGAACCGGAGAAACAAAATACGGCCATTGATTTTATGTGCACTGAAGACAAATTGGGAATCAAGGCAGTGTGTTTAACCAAAATAATTAAGGAAGGCCGCAAACTTTTTTATTTGAGAGAAGGTGTAAAAACCCCTATTCACCGCATTTACAACCGCATTATTTTTGATGAGTTAGTGCAACGTACCGATTTAACCTACTATTTTAAAATGACTGATGAGGTGGATGTTGAATGGGCAGGACATCCCAATTGGTTTTTTAGAATCAGCAAATACATCATGCCTTTTTTAAAAAGTGAATTTGTACCGGAGTGTACCTTTTTACACGAATTAAAAGTAATTCCGAACGACCTCGAAAATTATGTTTTGAAACCGCTTTTTTCTTTCTCCGGATCGGGTGTAATTTTTAATGTAAAAAAAGAAGACATTGAAAAAGTGACCGATAAAGAAAATTTCATTTTGCAACGTAAAGTCCAATACGAACCTACTATTGAATCGCCTGATGGCAAAGTAAAATCTGAGATTCGTATGCTGTATATTTGGAAAAA
This portion of the Bacteroidota bacterium genome encodes:
- a CDS encoding AAA family ATPase, which produces MQSLTLPDNTIIEARKNNLRYIISGGPGFGKTSIIHELENRNFKSIHEISRSIIKDQLEKGGTILPWKDLAAFSGLVFEQRLQQHSQLLDENIHFYDRGIVDVLAYLIKDNLPIPPNYIKAAQVNHYNQLVFLTPPWKEIYLIDNERKEDFSNAEQIHNLIESTYQQLGYQTLNIPMMEVNKRVDFILNTINQHNQK
- the trxB gene encoding thioredoxin-disulfide reductase, which gives rise to MSTTNEHVKCLIIGSGPAGYTAAIYAARADMKPVMYEGLQPGGQLTITTEVENYPGYPKGTQGPEMMADFKAQAMRFGTDIRWGLATSVDFSVHPHQVVIDEKTTITADAVIIATGASAKWLGLDSEKKYNGFGVSACAVCDGFFFKNQDVAIVGAGDTAAEEATYLAKLCKKVYMIVRRDEMRASKAMQHRVLNTANIEVLYNHETEEIIGDNAVTGAIVVNAKTKEKRTLDVTGFFVAIGHEPNTAIFKQFIDMDETGYIKTIPGSSKTNIDGVFAAGDAQDKIYRQAVTAAGSGCMAALDAERYLSAKGIH
- a CDS encoding tetratricopeptide repeat protein, whose amino-acid sequence is MKKSYFLLLFVGLIFTTASFAQKDSRQAKVDSLLNSLSKAKEDSNKVDLFFTLSTTFRRLDFDKSIDFGTQGLQLAQKLNDRNRISQAYYLLGNTNLFAANYSSALRFLNEALKLEQEKGDVEGIATVYTNIGNAYLPLSNYPKALESFLNALTLFEKNGNKNGQANCLNNISNVYYTQSDFLKALDYSKRALIIYKAIDKRNGIALIVGNIGDIHAQLGQLDKALPYFLESLKQYTELGDSTGIERNLANLSSLYLRKGDYSKASDYIFSALTISKLNNYEYEKGLGFIAAGEIYLGIAKDSSSNPTIPFNLTSAKALETAKKYIDSAIVLVDQVGDLESLSNAYNHLSEILHLRGDYKNAYAAQQKFKQLNDSVFNIERDKKITQSAMQYDFDKKEAAAKAEQEKRDIRNRNIRNSILAGLIGTMVFLVVVYRQRNKIKAGKKLSDELLLNILPEEVAEELKAKGSAEAKLIDEVTVLFTDFKGFTTMSEKLSPKELVKDIHECFSAFDKIIEKHGIEKIKTIGDAYMAAGGIPTPNTTHAQDVVNAALEIRQFIEEGKALKIAKGLPYFEIRIGVHTGSVVAGIVGLKKFAYDIWGDTVNTASRMESSGEVGKVNISGTTYALVKDMFNCTHRGKIAAKNKGEIDMYFVA
- a CDS encoding carboxypeptidase-like regulatory domain-containing protein, translated to MWKNKPLFLLVLAVTLSFSVQTVFAQSANIRGFVYEKGTGEPVIFTNVYLLGTSIGATTDVNGYFSITKVPPGNFTLTVTYIGCDTLKLPVEVKGNEIITKKLFLAKSSVRLRDVVISAEKQEAVSQVRTSVTKITAKEIKQLPSVGGEPDLAQYLQVIPGVIFTGDQGGQLYIRGGSPIQNKVLMDGMIVYNPFHSIGLFSVFDADIIRNADVYTGGFGAQYGGRVSSIMDITTRDGNKKRISGKVSATTFGAKALLEGPIVKQTENGGSSSYIVSIKNSYLNQTSKSLYSYIDSNGLPYRFTDLYGKVSINGSNGSKFNVFGFNFNDNVNYRQVSDLHWSESGAGSNFVLIPNNSSVLVKGNFAYSKYGISLSEADGQPRQSDINGFNLGLDFTYYRGKNELNYGVEILGYKTNFIFFNSLNRKLEQADNTTEIGGFIRSKVVLGKLLIEPSVRLHYYASLRVFSPEPRLGMKLNVADNFRIKFAGGIYSQNLMSASSDRDVVNLFYGFLSSPDNLQSDFTQQNGKTKSVKNSLQRANHAILGFEGDLNKSTTLNIEGYYKYFGQLTNINKNKIFDDDAANSGRPDLQKKDFIVESGDAKGVDISLKYEHKRIYLWAVYSLTFVNRWDGIYAYQPHFDRRHNVNLVGTYTFGKGLHWELDARWNMGSGFPFYKTTGFYEKLNFQDGVNTDYTTENGDLSFLLEPTNTGRLPYYHRLDVTVKRKFEISENATLEANAGVTNLYNRKNIFYQDRITNQRVNQLPFLPSLGLNLVF
- a CDS encoding EVE domain-containing protein, producing the protein MNYWLIKSEPFKYPWKKLLKDKSTMWDGVRNYAARNNLRSMKKGDLAFFYHSNEGLEIVGIAKVKKESYQDPSTVDPNWLAVDFEPFKSLKKPISLAQIKADKNLQEMQLLKLSRLSVQSVKKEEFDYILKLSESK
- a CDS encoding VOC family protein, which encodes MVNGFGGVFFKSKNPKALTAWYDTHLGTAFGSNTYHTFKWRERENPTKIGSTAFSIFTAKSTYFAPSKKPFMFNFRVQNLDAFLDKLIADGVKVDTKRDYTEYGNFGWIYDLEENKIEIWEAVDEVLEAYDSK
- a CDS encoding organic solvent tolerance protein OstA: MNRTLVFFISLLPLLAQAQTRIELLNANSLEYDEKKGNAKRLLGNVSFKHDNAIMYCDSAYLYPDNALDAYGNVHIQQGDTLNLYGQFLKYNGNTKKAELTREVRLIDKDITLTSNFLNYDLNADLANYTGNGKIVNKENTLTSESGYYYAKSKDFYFKKNVVLVNPQYTVYCDTLKYNTLSEIAYFLSPTQIISKENTIYCENGWYDTKKNIAQFNKNARLSNPKQQIKGDSLYYNRNTGYGKALRNIEIRDTSENIIITGNLGEYFESEDNSIVTGKALLIQIYDKDSLFLHADLLRATTDSALALAASGKKPEIKEKKKKEKSNLKSDNTVAKKEESKRVLLAYHKVKFFKTDMQGKCDSLVFTYKDSTMRMFKDPVLWSDKNQLTSDSIHIHTYDGKLKSLDMRNNAFMVSQEDSLRFNQIRGKNMKGIFGDNQLRRINVLGNGQTIYYAKDKEAMIGVNKTDCSSMIILIKENKVDRITFITKPDATMYPIQELSPKDLLLRDFHWWGAMRPISRYAIFE